The Peribacillus simplex genome contains a region encoding:
- the rnhC gene encoding ribonuclease HIII, with protein MSHVVLLISPEQIKEMKSHYSSSLASKLPPGSIFSAKPPLCTVTAYKSGKVLFQGKNAELEAVKWQKGSTAAAPKKKTASSASVKAHRYSPPANIGTMSVIGSDEVGTGDYFGPITVVAVYAKKEQLSLLKELGVQDSKNLKDPQIIEIAKQIKDVVPFSLLTCDNPKYNALQAKGMSQGKMKALLHNQAIKHLMQKIQPEQAEAVLIDQFAQPEVFFNYLKGQELFQANATYLCTKAEGIHLGVAAASILARYAFVKRFDLLSEKAGFKIPKGAGFAVDEAAARLIHEKGIDSLHEFTKTHFANTEKAKRLYQQKYHK; from the coding sequence ATTACTCTTCATCCTTGGCCTCCAAGCTGCCGCCGGGGAGCATCTTTTCCGCAAAACCGCCGCTATGTACGGTGACGGCCTATAAATCCGGGAAGGTCCTTTTTCAAGGTAAGAATGCCGAACTAGAAGCGGTAAAATGGCAAAAAGGTTCCACTGCTGCCGCTCCAAAGAAAAAAACGGCATCCTCTGCATCAGTCAAGGCCCATCGATATTCGCCGCCTGCAAATATCGGAACGATGTCAGTGATCGGCTCCGATGAGGTCGGAACAGGAGACTATTTCGGCCCGATCACCGTCGTAGCCGTATATGCAAAAAAGGAGCAACTCTCACTATTGAAGGAGCTTGGTGTCCAAGATTCCAAAAATCTGAAAGATCCACAGATCATCGAAATTGCCAAACAGATTAAGGATGTCGTGCCATTCAGCCTGCTTACATGCGACAACCCGAAATATAATGCACTGCAGGCAAAGGGAATGTCACAAGGAAAAATGAAGGCACTCCTCCATAACCAAGCAATCAAGCATCTGATGCAAAAAATCCAGCCGGAACAAGCGGAAGCGGTTCTTATTGATCAATTCGCTCAACCAGAGGTATTTTTCAATTACCTCAAAGGCCAAGAACTATTCCAGGCTAATGCCACCTATCTATGCACAAAAGCGGAAGGCATTCATCTTGGCGTAGCAGCCGCATCCATCCTGGCCCGATATGCATTCGTCAAACGCTTTGACTTGCTGAGTGAAAAAGCCGGATTCAAAATCCCTAAAGGTGCAGGATTTGCAGTCGATGAAGCAGCCGCAAGATTAATTCATGAAAAAGGAATCGATTCATTACACGAATTCACGAAAACCCACTTCGCCAACACAGAAAAAGCGAAGCGACTATATCAACAGAAATATCATAAATAG